In the genome of Nycticebus coucang isolate mNycCou1 chromosome 12, mNycCou1.pri, whole genome shotgun sequence, the window CGGTGACAATGCAGCAGCTACTGTTTACTGACCACTTAATATGTGCTCCAAGTACAAACCAAATCCCTCCTGAGAAACAGCTGTAATGATTAGCCCCCACTGCACAGATGTGAACCAGTAGGGGTAGTGGGCAGGCTGTGAGCCCTGGTGGTCGGACCCTGACACCCCATGCCAGCTACTGCCTTGGAGGCAGAAAGTCTTGGCCATAGGACCTGTGACCTGCCTCTCCACCACACTGTGGgctgagagtgagaccctgcacCCTAGCTCTTGCCCTCTGCCCCTAGCATCCCTGAAGCACAGGGTTATCTCCAGAACTCTTCCTAATCCTGGCTCAATGGATCAGATTACCAAAGGTAGGCCCCTGGTCCTACCAGAGCCACTGTGATCTTAGGCAGCACAGCAACCCCAGCAATGACCCCTGAtgagacacccccacccccactctgtgCACACACCAAGCGTGCCCAGTCTCTGGATGCTTCCCAGGACTTCTTAAAAGAACTTCCCCATTTCAAAACAAACAGAACGGgctgggcgcagtagctcacacctataatctagcattctgggaggccaaggcaggtggtttacttaagctccagagttcaagacagCATGAGTTAGTGtcagaccccatatctaaaaatagctaggagtggtggtgggtgcctctaggtccagctacttgggaggctgaggcaagagcatggctcgaatctaggagtttgaggttgctgtgagctatgatgccatggcactctacccagggtgacagagtgagacagaacAACCCAGAACCCAGAACAACACTACAATTGCAGAGAGAGAGGGGTTTAGGTCTGTTTATGCCAATTTTGCAGGTGAAAAACTAAGGCCCAGTTGAACAAGGACTTGAGAGTCTATCTAGGTGCCTCTGTCTCCTGCCACTGGGCTGCCTGTTGCCTCCGCCCTCTCTGGGTTCCTCCCCAGGGTTATTTGACCTCTTGGTGCCAGGAGCCCCGTGGCTGCCCACCTGTGGCTACAAACTCAGGGGGTTTTCCTAAGCCCCAgcactgcctcctgcctcctcaccTTGCTGGTTGGGGTGGAATCAGCATTCAGGCTCACACCTGCATCTCAGGGGTAGGAAGCAGGCTCACTACTGGGGGTCTCCTCAGCCCacaacccccttccctctccccacccattAGGGAGGCCGTTCACCAGCCAGCTTGCGGCCCATAGGGTCCTTCACCCCTTCTAATGACTTTGCTAATTAAAGGCCCAACAGATGATAAAGCCTAGAGTGTATAGCTGTACCCTGCCTCACTGTAGAGTGGTCAGCATCCCCCTAGGCTCCTGTGGGCCAGCCCGGATACCCAGCCTATCAGTGCCAAATATGTCCCATGCATCCTCCCCCTGCAGCCCTGAAATGTCTCAgattcacagatgaagaaaccaaggtgCTGAGAGTAAAGCAGCTGCCTGCGGCCTCACAGCTTGGACACCTCTGAGCCCAGGCTGCCTGCCTGGAGTTGAGAGCTTTTAACTGACCTTCCACAAGGcccatgggaagctgaggccacaAAGGTGGCTAGGCTGACCACATGCAGAGTCCAATCCCACCCTGGAGCCTGGCTGCTCCCTTCCTGACCCCAGCCTGGTCCCACTGGGAGGGCTGATTCAGGGGGAGGTACCCTCACTCCCCACATGGACGGAGAGTGGGCGGGGGTCACTCACAGCCCACATCTGGAAGCCAGGCCGCACCCCTGTCCTCTGAGTCAGTAAGGGTGGAGCAGGTCCCATAAGGGAGAAGGCAGGGGTGGGCCCAAGGGCCTTTGGTCATCGGACCCTGCAGGGTTGGTGCCAGCAGGGCCAGAAGAGATACATGAGGCTCTGCCCTTCACTCAACAGACAGACAAGCTAAGTAGGCTCTAGGGACCCCTGGAGCAAAGGCAGACAGAGTCCCACCTAGAGAACTAAGAGTGCGACACAATGGGGGCCCCACTGGGATCAAGGAGGACTTCCCAACTAGCCTCTGAAAGGTGTTCATTAGTAATGGGCAAGGGgggtggcgccggtggctcaaggagtagggcgctggccccatatactggtgggggtgggttcgagcccagccctggccaaaactgcaaaaaaaaaataaaaaagaaagaaagaataatgggTAAGGGGCTTGGGATCAGAGACTCCTGGGGAGATTACCCTCCCCTGGCTGAGGGATACTGCAGGTGAGCAGGGCCTGCAAGGACCCCCTCACCTCTAGTTCTTGTCAGGAACCTGGGTAACAAGGCCTCTTCCCTTCACCTTGAGCTGGCCCCAGACCTCAGTGGCTACCTCACCAGGGACTTGTCTAATGTGTCCTGGATCAACTGCCTCTCCTCAAGCCTGGGGCAGTGTGGCAGAAGCAGGCTGGGTGGGGGTTCATGTTACCTGGGTTGGCCATATGGgtaagtgggggaaggggaagccAGGCTTCTGCACAAAAGGCCCTTGTGCAAGCCCAGCCATGGATGCCTGGAGGGGGAGGGGGTAGCTGCCACTGGGCAAGACACATCCCAGGAACAGGCTGGCATCCCACTTGAGGCTTAGGGACTCCTTGGAGCACCAAAGTTGAGGGCTGCTCCTGGATTATGGTGATAGGGGCGAGCTATGGCCCCCTCGCATCTTAGGCAGTGACACCTTAGAGCTGGAGCTCAGAGTGGCTAGAGGGTTTCCCATCCCTACTGCATCTCAAGGCCACAGCCCTCGTCATAGGTGATAGGATCTGGGCTCTGGCTCAGACTTGTTGGCGCTGCAATGGGCACCTCCACACACCCCGCTTTCTCCTGTCACCTGGAAGTGATGAGAATAGTTTCCTCTGGAAGTGGCTGATGGGGGTATGAAGGTGACTGAATATGTTAGTGGGCACTGGCATGTGGGAGAGAtgtggtgctgctgctgctcatCTGTCTTGGCACCCAGCCTGGGCAGACCCCAAGAAATACTAGATGAATGAATCTGCAGAGCTTTCCCAGGCCCGTACTGCCTCTAGGGAAACCATGCAACCCATGTCCTGCCACCTGAGCCCTGGAGACCCTCTTAACTCTAGTCATTAGCCTCAGAGCCTCCCTAATCCATACCCCCACCAATAGCTGCAGTGGCCTCTACCCCCTCCATCAGGAACTTTCCGGCTGACCATGTCCTGGCAGGCCTGCAGCTCCCATCCTGGGCAGGTCTGACTTCACAAGTGGAAAAACACCGATCCCATAGTTTCCATGTGAAGTCTTCCCGCTGTGGTCTCTCTTCCTTTGGAGGGAGAGCTGTGAAGCGTGGCAGCTGGGGCCAGCAGCCCGGGCAGCCAGCTTCTCTGCTTACATGCCTGGCTGCCACTCCAGGACCtgtagctctctctctctctctcctcccctgtcTGTTGTGCCAGTGGGCAGCTGAGGGACCTGCcactgaggcagaggcaggagagccTGGGGTTCTGGAGGAGAGCACGCTCGCTGGGCACTGTACTACTGAATACTTTTGACAGCTGACATCATATGGTTAAAGTCACATAGCCAGGGAGTGACAGGGCTGGGTTAGGAGCTAGGCACTGGGGCCCTGACTCATACCTACTAGGCCCTTTtgcagtgtgtgtatgtgcgtgtgtatgtgtgagagagataAATTCTCTCTGGCCCTTGATGCATAGTCTAATCTCGGCCTTCTCTCTGCCCCCAGGGATAGAAGATGCCCTCCAGGATCCCCCGGCCACCAGTGcccctgctgctgctcctgctgctggCCTTTGGACCCAGAGTGCAGGGCTGCCCTTCCGGTTGCCAGTGCAGCCAGCCACAGACAGTATTCTGCACTGCCCGCCAAGGAACCACAGTGCCCCAAGATGTGCCACTTGACACAGTGGGCCTGTATGTCTTTGAGAATGGCATTACTACACTCGATGCAGACAGCTTTGCCAACCTGCCAAACCTGCAGCTCCTGGACTTGTCACAGAACCAGATCACCAGCCTGCCTGGTGGGGTCTTCCAGCCACTTGCCAACCTCAGCAACCTGGATCTGACTGCCAACAGGCTGCGTGAAATCACCAATGAGACCTTCCGAGGTCTGCGGCGCCTTGAGCGTCTGTACCTGGGCAAGAACTGTATCGGCCACATCCAGCCTGGTGCCTTTGATGCACTTGACCGCCTCCTGGAACTCAAATTGCAAGACAATGAACTGCGGGTGCTACCCCCACTGCGCCTGCCCCGCCTGCTGCTGCTGGACCTCAGCCACAATAGCCTTCCGGCCCTTGAGCCAGGTGTCCTGGATACCGCCAATGTGGAAGCACTGCGGCTGGCTGGCCTGGGGCTGCAGCAGCTAGATGAGGAGCTCTTCAGCCACCTGCGCAACCTCCATGACCTGGATGTGGCCGACAACTACCTGGAGCGGGTGCCACCAGTGATTCGAGGACTGCGGGGCCTGACGCGCCTGCGGCTGGCTGGCAACACCCGCATTTCCCAACTGCGGCCTGAGGACCTGGCTGGCCTGGCCACCCTGCAGGAGCTGGACCTGAGCAACTTGAGCCTGCAGGCTCTGCCAAGTGACCTATCAGGTCTCTTCCCCCGCCTGCGGCTCCTGGCAGCCGCCCGCAACCCCTTCAACTGCGTGTGTCCTTTGAGCTGGTTTGGCCCTTGGGTGCGCGAGAGCCATGTCACACTGGCCAGCCCTGAGGAGACACGTTGCCACTTCCCACCAAAGAACGCTGGCCGGCTCCTCCTGGAGCTTGACTATGTTGACTTTGGCTgcccagccaccaccaccacggcCACAGCACCCACCACCAGGCCTGTAGCATGGGAGCCCACCCTCTTGCCATCTAGCTTGGCTCCCACCTGGCTGAGCCCCACAGAGCCAGCCACTGAGGCCCTGAGCCCACTATCTACTGCTCTGCCAACTGTggggcctgccccccagcccCAGGACTGCCCACCATCCACGTGCCTCAATGGGGGCACCTGCCACCTGGGGGTGCAGTACCACCTAGAGTGCCTGTGCCCCAAAGGCTTCACAGGCTTATACTGTGAGAGTCAGGTGGAGCTAGGGCTGTGGCCCAGCCCCACACCAGCCACCCCAAGGCCACGCCAGCCCCCACCCCTTGGCATTGAGCCAGTAAGCCCCACCTCCTTGCGTGTGGGGTTACAGCGCTACCTGCAGGGCAGCACCGTGCAGCTCAGGAGCCTCCGCCTCACCTACCGGAACCTGTCAGGCCCTGACAAGCGGCTGGTGACACTGCGGCTTCCTGCCTCACTCTCTGAGTACACTGTCACCCAGCTGCAGCCCAATGCCACCTACTCCATCTGCGTCATGTCCCTGGGGCCTGGGCGAGTACCTGAGGGTGAGGAGGCCTGCGGGGAGGCACACACACCCCCAGCCATCCGCTCCAACCACGCTCCAGTCACCCAGGCCCGTGAGGGTAACCTGCCGCTCCTTATCGCACCTGCCCTGGCCGCTGTGCTCCTGGCTGCCCTGGCTGCTGCGGGGGCAGTCTACTGTGTCCGGCGGGGGCGGGCTGTGGCGGCAGCAGCTCAAGACAAAGGGAAGATGGGGCCAGGGGCTGGGCCTCTGGAGTTGGAGGGGGTAAAGGCCCCTTTGGAGTCAGACCCAAAGGCACCTGAGGGTGGTGGGGAGGCCCTGCCCAGGGGTCCTGAGTGTGAGGTGCCGTTAATGGGCTACCCAGGGCCCAGTCTCCAGGGGCCTATGCACTCTAAGCCCTATGTCTAAGCCAGGGAGACACAAGCAGTTGGGGGCCAGGCTCTCACAGGGCCATGTGTCTCAAGCCTCAGCCCCAGGAAGCGAAGGAACAAAAGAAACCAGGGAGCTGGCCAGCATCGTCCGGCTGCCATGACGAGAAGTTCTCAGTCCCTAAAGAGGGACACATGCAGGGTGGGACTAAGTGATGCAACCAGTCCCTGCAactctctggacctcagtctcctcatctgtgagaTGCTGTGACCCAGGAATGCCTGCAAGGATGGTGTCTGCCCAGCTCTGTGCCATCCTGAGTGCAAGTGTGGAGGGCCCTGCCGTGTGCTGGTAACACAGGCCGGGGCCCTACGGAGCTCCCCCAGCCTAAGGAGACTCTGGGGCCAGTGAAGGAAGCCTCCAGAAAGAGAGTAGAGGGGGACGGGGTATAGGACAGGGCCATGTGTCTCAAACCTCAGCCCCAGGAAGCGAAGGAACAAAAGAAACTGGAAAGGAAGATGCTTTAGAAACAtgctttgctttggttgttttgtttttaaaaaatatatttataagagaTCCTTTCCCATTTATTTTGGGGAAGTATTTTTCAAACGCAGAGATAAGGAGTTTGGTTTTTGTAAGACAAATGACGATATGAAGGccttttgtaagaaaaataaaaaatgaaatgaaatgagtgTGTTCCTCTGGCCCAGCCACAGGGCACATGGCTGGAGGGACAGCCTTGCTGTGGGCAAGCTGTTGGCTAGGCCCCCTGCCCATCATCCCTTTGGCTTGGGAGCTGTTGCCCAGATTGTACCTAGAAGGGTAGCCCTGCCAGGTATCCTGATTCAGGTGATGTCTACCCCAGCCCGACTGAGGCCCAGTCTTCTGCGAGCAGGAGCTGTACTGCCTGCATGTGAGGCTGGTGGCAGATGCTGGGCCAACAAGGTCCCCCAACCCTTAGGAGGGTCTGACGGGCAAGTCATTGCTTGCCTTCTTCTATGGAGAGGGTACTTGGGGCTGTCTCATTCCAGGTCTCACAGATGGTCCCCACTACAGAGAGCATGGTGAGGAGAGGAAGTACAGATCACCATAGGCAAGAACCCCAATTGGTAGGTACGCAGGGCGGAGCCAAGACAGAACTGATAGAGCAAGCACAGGGACAGGATCAGAGGGCTGAGGCTGGCTTGCAGACAGCACCAGGCTTGGTGGCCTCAGGATGCCTCACTGCACTAGGGATATACCTAGGCTTTCTGGAAACCCTAAAAATGGAAGTATTTTCCAGGAAGGCTGTAGGCTGAGATGGGAACATGAGGGTGACACAATACCTCTTCTTATTGCCCTCAGCGGCAGCCTGGGAGGCATGAGCCAGTAGCTTGCTCATGGCAGCTGGGGACAGGCCCCCCACATCTGCTTGCAGGCCTAGGATGAGGTCGACATTGAGCAGATTGGAATGCTGTGAGGAGGCCTGGCAAACGCTGGAGCTAGCCTCCCAGAGGCCCCATGCCAATGTCCTTCCATAGGTCACGGCCCCAgcctctggcctcagccctgGAGGGAAGGAGGCGGCCCAGCCAGGCCCAAGGAGCAGCCCTGTGGCTTGGGGTGTTGATGTCAGTGCCGAGTCAGGCCCAGCCACGCGAGGCTCTGGATTCAATTAGCGGCTGTTAGGGCTCTGGCAcaaagggagaggggtgggtggGTCTTGGTGGGCGGTGGGTGATGGCAGTGGGCCTGGGTAGGGCCCTTTCCTCCTAAGGCAGTGGCAGCCCAGGTGGATTTCCTGTAGGCCTGGGTCCCATTAGGGGAGTGGCCCAGCAAGCCCTTTCCCCTTCAGCAGCCTCCTCAAAGGGGCCTTTGTAGGCTGCGGCTGGACACGGCGGCTGCTGAGTAAATGTTTTCACTGCAAAGCAAATCTGGCGTAGTGGAATGGGTGGGGTAGGGGGTGGGTGGCAGGACCCAAAGAAAGGGTCCAGGAAAGGCATTTGGAGTGTCCCATCAGAACAGTGGCTGGAAGCAGAGAAAACCTAGGCTAAAGAGACACTAGGCCAAGATGCAGCACCCACTCCCACCCAGGGCAATCCCACAACTGTAGGCCAAGGACTAGGGTCAGATGACGGGATGTTCTAGCCCCAGTCACCAGGTCCTGACCACAGCAGGCCCATGCCATTCAGGCAACTCATACTCTCATTTCATGCCCCCAAACCCCCTTTACAGAAAAGGCGCAGCCTAAGAGAGATGAGACAGCAGCCTGCTCATAACAAGTGGGGATAGGACCCCCACATCTGCTTGCTGGCCCAGGATAATGCTGCCACCAGTGTGGGAGGGCCTGGGACTGCTGTGACCTGCAGAAGCAATCAGCTCTGGTACTACctgtgtgggggggggtgggtaCAGTTCACTGGCACCCTCACATCCCTCTCATTCA includes:
- the VASN gene encoding vasorin yields the protein MPSRIPRPPVPLLLLLLLAFGPRVQGCPSGCQCSQPQTVFCTARQGTTVPQDVPLDTVGLYVFENGITTLDADSFANLPNLQLLDLSQNQITSLPGGVFQPLANLSNLDLTANRLREITNETFRGLRRLERLYLGKNCIGHIQPGAFDALDRLLELKLQDNELRVLPPLRLPRLLLLDLSHNSLPALEPGVLDTANVEALRLAGLGLQQLDEELFSHLRNLHDLDVADNYLERVPPVIRGLRGLTRLRLAGNTRISQLRPEDLAGLATLQELDLSNLSLQALPSDLSGLFPRLRLLAAARNPFNCVCPLSWFGPWVRESHVTLASPEETRCHFPPKNAGRLLLELDYVDFGCPATTTTATAPTTRPVAWEPTLLPSSLAPTWLSPTEPATEALSPLSTALPTVGPAPQPQDCPPSTCLNGGTCHLGVQYHLECLCPKGFTGLYCESQVELGLWPSPTPATPRPRQPPPLGIEPVSPTSLRVGLQRYLQGSTVQLRSLRLTYRNLSGPDKRLVTLRLPASLSEYTVTQLQPNATYSICVMSLGPGRVPEGEEACGEAHTPPAIRSNHAPVTQAREGNLPLLIAPALAAVLLAALAAAGAVYCVRRGRAVAAAAQDKGKMGPGAGPLELEGVKAPLESDPKAPEGGGEALPRGPECEVPLMGYPGPSLQGPMHSKPYV